From the Nodularia sphaerocarpa UHCC 0038 genome, the window TTTCTGCTAAAAATGCTTGAATACCCCGGTGCAAAATCGGATTGTAATAAGTAAATAAAATCAACGGTGCTTTGAGTTGAGGACTGACATCGCGCAACATTTCCAACACTTGCTCTAATTTAATTCCTGTTTGCAAAGCGCGAGTTGCGGCGGCTTGAATCACAGGACCATCTGCTAAAGGGTCAGAGTAGGGAACACCCAACTCAATGAAATCAGCACCATTTCGATCTAAAATACGTAAAGCCTCAGCAGTGGTTGTTAAATCAGGATCGCCGGCTGTGATAAAGGGAATCAAAGCACATTGTTGGCGCGATCGCAAAGATTGAAAACAATGAGAAATAGTAGCCATTTGTAATCATTCACCTCAAAATGGGAAATTAAATTATCGAACTACTTCCACAACAATTTTGCCGCGCACACCTTCGCCGCCTGACTCCAGCCTTTTATGGGCTTCTCCCACTTGATTGAGTGGAAAAATCATCCCCACAACAGGTTTAATTTCGCCCCATTCAATCAGGCTTCTCAAAACATCAAGCTTCGGGCGAGTGCGATCTAAATGTACGCAGTGGATAGTAATATTTTTGAACATGGCAACATTAAGATCACCCGCAACACCTGCGACAGTCACAGCACGACCATCAGCCTTAGTCACCATCAAACTTTTAGCGAAAACATCACCGCCAACAGTAGTAAAACTGACATCAACCCCAGCGCCGCCTGTTTCCTCCATGATCATGTCGATAAAATCTTGGTTGCGGTAATCAATCACTCTGTCTGCACCGATAGACTTGACAAACTCAGCATCATAGCTGCCGCAAGTTGTGTAAACATAAGCACCAGCCGCCTTGGCGATTTGGATAGCAAATGTACCCACACCGCCTGCACCGCCATGAATCAGCACAGTTTCACCGATTTTGATATTTGCTCTGGTAATTAGTGCTGCATAAGCCGTACCCCCCGCAATAGGTACGCTAGCAGCTTCTATGTGAGTCAGGTTTGCAGGTTTTTTAGCAACAATTGATGCATCTGCGACATGGTATTCTGCATTAGCGCCGTCACCTTGCAAAAGTTCGATGGCGTAATAAACTTCATCACCTACCTGAAAGCTGCTCACGTTTTCGCCAACTGCCTCAACCACACCTGAAACGTCGTAACCTAAGATTGCAGGTAATTTCACCCTGGGTCCAAAAAAACCTTGACGCACTCCACAGTCGGCGGGATTTACAGAAGTTGCATAAACTTTGACCAAAACTTGATTTTTATTTGGTGTCGGTTTCTCAACTTCCTGTTCTGCTAAAACTTCAGGACTTCCAAAGTTGGTGATGACTATAGCTTTCATGATGCAATTCTAAATATTCAAGAGACTACGCACAGCTTGTTCTACATTGCTTTGTTTAACTAAAGATTCGCCCACTAAAACTGCACGCGCCCCAACTTCAGAGACAAAGGATAAATCAGCAGGTGTGTGTAATCCTGATTCACTAACGACTGTAATATTCAAGCTTTGCAATTGTTGCTGGCGTTGTCTTAAAAGTTGCTGAGTTATGTGTAAATCGACCGTAAAATCCTCTAGGTTCCGATTGTTAATTCCTAGCAAACGCAGGTTTTCCAGTTTTAACACCCGATCCAATTCCGTCAAGGAATGAACTTCAACTAATGCATTCATCCCCAAATCGTGAATCAGTGACAAAAAGTCCTGGAGTTCAGTATCTGAGAGGATAGCCGCAATTAATAACACAGCATCTGCACCTGCTGTCCGTGCTAAGTAAATTTGGTAGGGGTCAATGATGAACTCCTTGCACAGCAAAGGTAGTGCTACAGCAGCCCGCACAGCCCGGAGATTGTCAAAACTGCCTTGAAAGAACTTTTCATCGGTGAGGACGGATAGACAGGCTGCACCGCCTCGTTGGTATGCTTGTGCGATCGCCACCGGGTCAAAATCAGCCCGAATTATCCCCCGACTAGGTGAAGCCTTTTTAACCTCAGCAATTAAACTTGGTTGACAGGAACTTTCTTGTAAAGCACGCAAGAAATTTCGCACAGTCGGCGCAGTATTTAACCGTTCTTGCAAAGCAGTTAAAGGTAATTGTTGCTGCATTTGTGCAACTTCTTGCCTTTTGTGCAAAACAATTTCTTCAAGAATGTGACCATCAGTAACAACTGAAATATTCATAACTTCCTAAATCGGGAGATAACTAACAACCAATGACTAATGACTAATAACTATGCTCTTTTCAGTAAATGCAAGCATGACATTTTTAATAATTGCCAAACCCACCTCGCCCGAAAGAGTCATAATTGATTCTGGATGAAACTGAACCGCAGCAATAGGAAGAGTTCGATGCTCAATACCCATAATGATATTGTCATCAGAAATCGCCGTTACTTTCAATTCTTCTGGTAAATATTCCTGTAAAGCAAACAAAGAATGATATCTACCAACAGCAAAAGATTTCGGTAAACCTTTGAATTTCACAGAACTTGTATCAGTCACAAAAATCCGCGAAGACTTACCATGTTGGGGATAGTTGAGAACTCCTAATTTACCGCCAAAAGCTTCCACAATACCTTGAAGTCCCAAACAAACTCCAAAAATCGGGATTTGGCGACTGATACAGGCGGCGACAGTCTCTGAAACTCGAAAATCATTTGGTCTACCAGGGCCAGGAGACAAAACAACTAAATCAGGGCGTTCTGTATCCAATAGCGATTCTGCAAAGCCATGACGTAATGTAGTCACACTAGCACCAGTTTGGCGAATATAATTAGCTAATGTGTGAACAAATGAATCTTCATGATCAATTAATAAAATGCGTTTTCCAGGTTCAACATTAGGGATACATTTGCTCAAATTTATGTAATTGCATTCCTCGGCTTTTTCATCAGTTTGTCTAGCCCGTCGAATCGTTTCAAATAAAGCCGCAGCTTTAGTAATTGTTTCTTGTTCTTCCGCTTGTGGAATTGAATCATAAAGAACAGTAGCACCAACACGCACTTCTGCAATCGAATCTTGTAACCGAATTGTTCGCAGAATTAAACCAGTATTTAAATTCCCATTGAAATTCAAGTAACCAACTGCACCACCATACCAACGTCGAGCGCTACGTTCATGCTGTTCAATAAATTGAATTGCGGCTCTTTTGGGTGCGCCTGTGACTGTAACCGCCCAGGTATGAGTTAAAAAGGCATCCAAAGCATCAAATTCTGGTCTGAGTATGCCTTCAACATGATCTACTGTATGAATCAAATGGCTATATAATTCAATTTGACGACGACCAATAACTTGTACAGATCCAGGTTCACAAATTCGAGATTTATCATTACGATCTACATCTGTACACATTGTCAACTCAGCTTCATCTTTGTGAGAGTTGAGTAACTGACGAATTTGATCAGCATCATCAAGGGCATCTTGTCCACGGGTAATAGTACCACTAATTGGACAAGTTTCTATGCGTCTACCTTCAACCCGAACAAACATTTCTGGAGATGCACCAATTAGATATTCTCCACCTAAATTAAAAATGAATCCATAAGGACTAGGATTAATTTGTTTTAAGGTCTGGAAAAGTTTACTAGGAGGCGCTTCACAGGCTTCAAAAAAGTTTTGGCCGGGAACGACTTCAAATAAATCGCCCCGGCGGAAATAATCAAGCGCTAATTCAACTTGTTTCGCATATTCACCCTGATGATGATCACAAGTTTTATCTGGGTTCAGGCGTTGACCGCGATAATCAATAGATTCACCCGTGCGAGGAAGATTATTAGTAATACCGTGGGCTGTTTCAAACTCATATTGCAGTCGAAATGCCTGTTGGAGATAATAATCAACAACTATCAATTCATCAGGAAGATAAAGTAATAAATCTCGCTGATTTGTGGGACGTTCTAGACTTTGGGGAACTGGCTCAAACTGGAAAACCAAGTCATAACCAAATGCACCATACAATCCTAAATGCTCATCTTCTTGACTAGAGAAAGTATGGAGAATTTCCCGGACAACTGTAAATGCTGAAGGTTGTTTACTACGCTCTTCCTCAGCAAACAATTGGTTGGAGGATTGAATTAATCCAGAAATCTGGTTATTTGTTTGCTTAATATCTCGAAGTTCTTTGGATTGACAAAGGCGTTCTAAAAGTAATGGTAAAAGTATTTCTCCTCGCTCATTCAAAGCTGTCAAAGTAAAACTTTTGTCTCTTGTTGTTAATTCTAGTGGTGGATTAACAAATCCGATTGCCCATCTTTTGTATCTCCCTGGGTATTCATAGCTGCTAGCAAGCAAGCCTCCACGCTGAGAATTGAGGTAGAATAAAATCTCTTCCAGAGCAGTGTCCATCTTCACTTCTGTGACTGAGCGAGAGACAAGTACACCACCAAGAGTTGTGTAGGAATGGGAATCAAAAATCATGGGTAATTTCTCTGGAATGGTTATTAATCAAAAGCCATTCATTCATGATACTAGCTTAATTGGAATCAGGACAAAATAGGACAAACTATTTATTCTCTATATACCTTCCTGATTTCAAAACAAACATTGATTTTGTCTTCTTCTAATCCAAGTTTTTCTACTTCTTAATTAATATTAATGAATATTAAGCATTTGTTGCATGAAGATTTTTTATATAGGACTATCAATTTATTTGTTCTTATATTATTGAACTGAAGTTATGAGCATCAAATTCCCCTCCTCGCAAGTCTTTCGTGTACAGACATCCTGACCCAAAGAGAGTTTCCAGCCCTAAGAATAAGATTTAATCAGAAATCTTGTTCCCCTCCTCGCTTGCGGGGAGGGGTTAGGGGTGGGGTTCTTAATTATTACTATTTTCCATTAAATGTCTGAGGATTAATTGACAAACATCGATAGCTTTGATTGATGAAGAGTCAAGCAAGTTAGTTTGTTGAGTAATCAATAAAGGTCCTTCATTAGTAGAAGTAGGAATACAACCGTGAGATCCACGTACTAAGTCAGCATCTAAAGGAATCACATCCATCAAGTAACGAAAACCTAGTTGTTTTTTTAACAGTTTCAGGGCAATTTTTAAGTTAGGAAATTTAATTTGCGGGTCTAGGAACAGTTCTACAGGGTCATAACCTGGTTTACGATGAATATCTACTGTTCTGGCAAAATCAGGGGCGCGGTTATCCTCTAGCCAGTAATAATAAGTAAACCACGCATCTGGTTGAGCTACTGCTACTAATTCTCCTGATCTAGGATGATTGAGATGTTGCTCTGGCTTGTTGGTTTCATCTAATACATAAGCAATTCCTGCGGTTTCTTCTAAGAGCGATCGCACCTTGGGAATATAAAATGGATCATTAACATAAACATGAGCAATTTGATGGTCAGCAACTGCAAAGGCTTTACTCGCACCAGCATCTAAAATTTCTCTTCCCAGTTCTTCCCGCACACTCAGCAAACCATTTTCCCGCAGCATCCGATTTAAATGAATCGGTTTTGTCACTGATGTAATTCCATATTCTGACAAAACGATAACTTGAGCGCCACGATTTTCATAGTATTGAATCAAATCCCCACAAACTGCATCAATTTCTTGTAAATCTTCTGCTACTTTATTGACATCAGCACCATATTTTTGTAAGCAGTAGTCAAGATGTGGTAAATAGACGAGTGTCAGCGTGGGGTGACAATGTTTTTCTGTCCACTTTGCTGATTCTGCAATCCATTGGGTAGCCCGAATTGATGTCTTAGGTCCCCAGAAGTTGAATAGAGGAAACTGACCTAAGTGTTTTTGCAGTGATAAACGCAATTCTCCCGGTTGCGTATATATATCAGGGATTTTTCTCCCATCGGCTGGATACATCGGTCGGGGAGTGATGGCATAATCTACTGAAGAGTACATATTATACCACCAAAATAAGTTGGCGCAGGTAAAGTTGGGATCTATTTCTTTGGCTATTTCCCAAATTTTGGGCGCTTGTATGAGTTTGTTGGATTGTCTCCAAAATTTAACTTCACACTCGTCTCGGAAGTACCAACCATTACCGACTATTCCATGCTCTTTAGGTAGTTTTCCTGTGAGGTAGGTGGCTTGGGCTGTACAGGTAACTGCGGGTAATACGGGGTCTATGGGTGCTATTTTTCCTTGTTTTGCCCAATGGAAAAGGAAGGGGGTATGCTCACCTATTAGGTTGGGTGTTAATCCTACTATGTTCAAAATTACAGTTTTTTTCATAAGATTTTACGAACCGCCAAGTCGCCAAGTACGCCAAGAGAAGAAAGATAAAATTTCACGACTGATTTAGGTAAGCTGAAAAACATTTAGTTTGCATATTCAAGTTACATTAAACTTTTGTGGGGTGGGCATCTTGCCCGCCCATATTATGCAAGTTAAATGCGATTAGCTTACTAATTGTTTGGTTAATAGTTTTGTTTGTACCCATTTGTACTCGCGCTCAATTGATGCGAGTAAGTCTAGTTTCATTTGTTGGGGGAGGACTTCCCAAGTGTAGGTTTCAATTTCTAAATGGGTACAGGTTTGGTTGTCGCTCAGTAATTCTAGTAC encodes:
- a CDS encoding zinc-dependent alcohol dehydrogenase family protein, with product MKAIVITNFGSPEVLAEQEVEKPTPNKNQVLVKVYATSVNPADCGVRQGFFGPRVKLPAILGYDVSGVVEAVGENVSSFQVGDEVYYAIELLQGDGANAEYHVADASIVAKKPANLTHIEAASVPIAGGTAYAALITRANIKIGETVLIHGGAGGVGTFAIQIAKAAGAYVYTTCGSYDAEFVKSIGADRVIDYRNQDFIDMIMEETGGAGVDVSFTTVGGDVFAKSLMVTKADGRAVTVAGVAGDLNVAMFKNITIHCVHLDRTRPKLDVLRSLIEWGEIKPVVGMIFPLNQVGEAHKRLESGGEGVRGKIVVEVVR
- the trpC gene encoding indole-3-glycerol phosphate synthase TrpC, with product MNISVVTDGHILEEIVLHKRQEVAQMQQQLPLTALQERLNTAPTVRNFLRALQESSCQPSLIAEVKKASPSRGIIRADFDPVAIAQAYQRGGAACLSVLTDEKFFQGSFDNLRAVRAAVALPLLCKEFIIDPYQIYLARTAGADAVLLIAAILSDTELQDFLSLIHDLGMNALVEVHSLTELDRVLKLENLRLLGINNRNLEDFTVDLHITQQLLRQRQQQLQSLNITVVSESGLHTPADLSFVSEVGARAVLVGESLVKQSNVEQAVRSLLNI
- a CDS encoding anthranilate synthase yields the protein MIFDSHSYTTLGGVLVSRSVTEVKMDTALEEILFYLNSQRGGLLASSYEYPGRYKRWAIGFVNPPLELTTRDKSFTLTALNERGEILLPLLLERLCQSKELRDIKQTNNQISGLIQSSNQLFAEEERSKQPSAFTVVREILHTFSSQEDEHLGLYGAFGYDLVFQFEPVPQSLERPTNQRDLLLYLPDELIVVDYYLQQAFRLQYEFETAHGITNNLPRTGESIDYRGQRLNPDKTCDHHQGEYAKQVELALDYFRRGDLFEVVPGQNFFEACEAPPSKLFQTLKQINPSPYGFIFNLGGEYLIGASPEMFVRVEGRRIETCPISGTITRGQDALDDADQIRQLLNSHKDEAELTMCTDVDRNDKSRICEPGSVQVIGRRQIELYSHLIHTVDHVEGILRPEFDALDAFLTHTWAVTVTGAPKRAAIQFIEQHERSARRWYGGAVGYLNFNGNLNTGLILRTIRLQDSIAEVRVGATVLYDSIPQAEEQETITKAAALFETIRRARQTDEKAEECNYINLSKCIPNVEPGKRILLIDHEDSFVHTLANYIRQTGASVTTLRHGFAESLLDTERPDLVVLSPGPGRPNDFRVSETVAACISRQIPIFGVCLGLQGIVEAFGGKLGVLNYPQHGKSSRIFVTDTSSVKFKGLPKSFAVGRYHSLFALQEYLPEELKVTAISDDNIIMGIEHRTLPIAAVQFHPESIMTLSGEVGLAIIKNVMLAFTEKSIVISH
- a CDS encoding alkaline phosphatase family protein, which codes for MKKTVILNIVGLTPNLIGEHTPFLFHWAKQGKIAPIDPVLPAVTCTAQATYLTGKLPKEHGIVGNGWYFRDECEVKFWRQSNKLIQAPKIWEIAKEIDPNFTCANLFWWYNMYSSVDYAITPRPMYPADGRKIPDIYTQPGELRLSLQKHLGQFPLFNFWGPKTSIRATQWIAESAKWTEKHCHPTLTLVYLPHLDYCLQKYGADVNKVAEDLQEIDAVCGDLIQYYENRGAQVIVLSEYGITSVTKPIHLNRMLRENGLLSVREELGREILDAGASKAFAVADHQIAHVYVNDPFYIPKVRSLLEETAGIAYVLDETNKPEQHLNHPRSGELVAVAQPDAWFTYYYWLEDNRAPDFARTVDIHRKPGYDPVELFLDPQIKFPNLKIALKLLKKQLGFRYLMDVIPLDADLVRGSHGCIPTSTNEGPLLITQQTNLLDSSSIKAIDVCQLILRHLMENSNN